ATGAGAAAGGAGTCgaaagctcggtgcatccgagggacaagatgtTGCGGAAAAGTAcatcgatggacgagaaggacgtgcatgacatttgagggacaagaagccgaggaggaagcttgctcaaggagaaaaTCAAAGTTGAGTTCAAGTGAGCTCAAGTCCAGGTAGTCGGAGCATCACCCACACAAGAAGAGATCAACGTATGGGAGTTGATCTTCCTTCTGctgtatggaaggcgccttccatagcttggaaggcaccttcgatgaatagtGTGAAGGCATCTTCCagctatagaaggtgccttctagTAGTCGTTAGTCgtagatagagttttatcctcaacggataaaacttatctaatggAAGACTCCTTGGACcatcttgaaggcaccttcaagctgcaGATAGAGTTTTTCAAAGGTTATAAAAGACCCTTGGAGCTAAGAAATATTTAACAACTCTTGCATTCATTTTCTAGCATTTTTTTGAGCATCTAACAAGTGTAAGAGGCATTTCCGCCTTTAAAAAAAGAGttttttagtgctttcttttgccttagattaacaaccacctaagttgtaactaagtaactTTTTAGCCTCTTTTAGTTTTAGTTATTCAATTGCTTTATTATAATTGTActattaatctgagttaaaagatCATAAaaggtttagtttttatttttacaggcaattgacccccctcttgccggctccgctacaccaacaagtggtattagagccagaacgccttagaaggactaatcgcAGACAGAAGTGtgggaccgttgcggccggctagaagggggagtTGGATATCTTGCAAACACGAAAACAAAACCAaccttggttacaaccggggaggttgttgatccaaggaagttgaagtactaaaaactccttcaggcggagaagcctcttacaacgttgaagcgtagaaacagaagcttaactctaaactaaagcacacaagcgttggaattacaaattttgagtccattaaaagcttctggaccaaggttatatttatatccttagtcggggcgcccgaagggttccgggcgacttggggggataaaactttatcccccaacgtctaGATAGCGAAAGACTCGTTCTAGTCAAACTTCAAGGTCCGAGCGCCCTGGTATGTTCCAGtcaccccggaggggtccgggcgccccagtcAGCTCCTGGCGCcccggagggaaaagtcaaccccgttgactttttccacaaccgatcttctgctccggctccgtttgcctcagaccgagtcttctgcTCATTTGAGTGATTTCTGTCATTCGGaataggctcacccgaacctaactttcggtcttctcgagcagctttccgctccgacttctcgtccctcggaatcactgtgtgcttccttctcgtccgccagcatactcatccgcagtcttcgtccctcgatcacaccccgtgccgaccttctcgctagctgcgtctcttgctccctgagcaatctttcgctccagctttcatccctcggaaccaccgtacgcttccttctcgttcgtcggtgtactctttcgcagcgcctcatccctcggacgcaccgcgtgccgtccttctcgctagctgcgtcttctgctcgagtacctgtgctcctaaactcccgcacacttagacaccaggttaaaaacacacaggacctaacttaacttgttgatcacaccaaaacaatctcggggttccaacaatctccccctttttgatgtgagcaacccaagttaagctagggtcaaaatagacataaaataaaactaacttaatttaCAATTTAGTGCATAAAGGATAGAAAGAATTAAATTTTGCGATTCAGTGCAAAAATTtatctacctcccctagacttatactttcttctcccctttgatcacataaaaacatGGGGTACAAAaagaatctaagggttgacacttagaaaaattatgaaaatctatttcaatgattttctggaaaacatttctaagtcaaggaaaatttctaagtttaaagatAACTTTTTTGGAAAATTTCTGAGTTTTCGTCATCAAAATTAAGAACTTTCTCAACAGAAAACTTCatgtaagaaaaatatttttgagaaaatttagaagagaataaaaaaaactttctaagcatttattattattattatatatatatatatatattaaattctaatgtttttatcagaaagttttaaatttccattttaatttattgtAACTTCTCAAATCACACTTTTTCATATTTAAAGGGaccaatattaaacatgcaaaaaattgtatcatgttaatttctattattagtttgtcgagattctttaatcgacaaactatttcttttaacttaatattttttgttatattttgaatttctaattcacaaaaatattttgataatataaattctaacttgataaaatttttcgacaatataatttgtaaaacatctttcggcaatgtttctactttgcaaaattcgttcgaaaaaatattttataattcgcAGAAATATtttgtcataaattctaatttgtaAAAATCTGTTGATAGtagattttctaattcgaaaaactctttcgatgatattttgattgaatCACTCAATTGATTAGAAGTTaaagtccatacctgacttaccttcttGGTCATTGATTCTCCCTCTGTtgaattgctttcttccgaagattctcccccttcattgatgctaatTGAAgaagagctttctgtgtccttaGGATGAAATTCGACTGTTGGGGCTGTCGCGACACTTACCTTggtttcggactcttctgacgatggatcggtgttggattcaactttgacttgttcttcgtagagctttaagaacttttcccaaagatCTTTTACGCTTttatattcgccaactctattgagatcttcatttggaattacgcttagaatgtgaaattctgcCTGAGCATTTGTCATACTCTCCTCACGTTGCTTCTCGATCCAGAGatatttcttgatttcttctccattcgttgtctttggtgcttcaaaacaagttttcattataaaaaaaatatcgaaatcagagtttagatatacctccatttgtttcttccataaagaaaactccccctcgaatgttggtggatagatgctatttccagccatcgttttgttgcttcaggcggcggttagtccttctgaggcgtcctcggctctgataccacttgtgggaccgttgcggccggctagaaggggggttggatagcctgcaaacatgaaaacaaaaccaaccttggttacaaccgaggaggttgttaatccaaggaagttgaagcactaaaaactccttcaagcagagaagcctcttacaacgttgaagcgcagaaatagaagcttaactctaaactaaagcacacaagcgttggaattataaATCTTGAGTTtgttaaaagcttctggaccaaggttatatttatagccttggtcggggtgccccgaaaagttccgagcgccctggcgggataaaactttatcccccaacatccAGATAGCGAAAGActcgttctggtcaaacttcaaagtccgggcgccccggaggggtccaggCACCccagtcagctccgggcgccccggagggaaatgtcaaccccattgactttttccagccccggtcttctactccggctccgtttatctcagaccgagtcttctgctcacttggatgatttatgccatccggaatagggctcacccgaacccaacttccggtcttctcgagcagccttctgctccggcttctcgtccctcgaaattacTGTGTGCTTCCTTCTTagccgccagcgtactcatccgcagtcttcgtccctcgatcgcaccccgtgccgaccttctcgctagctacgtctcttgctccctgagcaatcttccgctccagctttcgtccctcaccacacgcttccttctcgtccgccggtgtactctttcgcagcgcctcgtccctcgaacgcaccgtgtgtcgtccttctcactagctgcgtcttccgctcgagtacatatgctcctaagctcctgcacacttagacaccaggttaaaaacacacaggacctaacttaacttgttgatcacatcaaaacaatcttgaGGTTCCAACAAGAAGCACCGAGACGATGACCGGACTTACAATCTACCCATCAAAGTTCGAGGAGGATTTCGCGGCATGGAAAAaatacatggaggtatttttcaaaagaaactttgaattactcttaattattaaatatgattttgtagccctCAAAGACTAATAAGGATTTGAAAAAGAAGAGTACCAGTGGACTAAAAAGGATTAAGCCGACTTTGTAGTGAACGGATgagctgagttccacctgctaaGCATACTTTCACCCCAGGAAGTTAATCGGATCAAAGATTAtaaatcagcaaaggaactttgggagaagttcctggagctacactAAGAAACGTCTGAAGCAAAGCTCGCGAGATGGAATCTGCTCCGGAACCAACTgacaaacctccggatggaagaaggCAAAACAGTCACACATCTGCCCTCAAGGATtaaagaactcatcaccggactcacaaaGTTAGAAGAAAAGGTAATGAACCAAGATTCATTAAGGTATgatttaaatgcatttcctaggacacttgagtggacatctatagttgactcattttatatatctaaagactttgaagttagttcattagaaaatccGTTTTCCACTTTTTGAACTTCACAAATCAAAATGTGCAGACTTACGAAACAAAGCAGACAAGACAACCCATAACATAGCACTAAAAGCTAACCAAAAAGGTGAACCGGATCCATACTCCGAAGAATCAATCGACGAAGATGAAACAACATTATTAGTAAGAAAGTTTAacaagtttattaaatctaataaatttaataagtggTAGGTGAAAAAGTCCTttaagagcaaaagaaaggttcgatgctacaactgtCAAGAAAAATGACACATTAAGGGCAACTACCCGAAACTaaataagaaggagaaagacaagggcaatAGACCAACAAAGTCGGAGCACAAGAACTTGAAAGCTATATAGGATGAATCATCGTCCTTCGAGTCAGAGATTGAAGCTTACGCTAGACTAGCTCTAATGGTAGACCACCAGAGAACACCAAAAGTTCCTTAAATATTAACATCGACAAAGGGGAAGGATCTTCAGAAGAAAACTGTAATGAAGGAGGAGCATCATAACACGAGGTAAGTGATGTATGACCCTTTCTCTCGAATAGTCTTtccaatttattaaaatacttaATATAAGGTGCCCATCGGTTTCCCATATAATAGGACTCTCTCTTTATAAATATAAGCAATTGATATAGTGCATACTCATCCGTGAGTACCTCGTGAATATttagtgttaattttttttagggCTTTGGTTtaggattatatatataataattttaaagtgCTTTCCATTAAAATTAATATGATTGTAATTAGAGTTAAAAGAGTGTTTTAATATTAAAGTGCTCTATTTGTGTTATATCAATAATGCTAAAATAAAAATTTGAGATAAAAAATATGCCAGATTcacttttaaaacatattttttaaaaaatatctttttaataaaaatgataataaagTAGCCTTTTTTACTAAGGGGATTCGTCCGGAATACCCATGCAATTTAAAAGGAAGATAAATCATAAAAGACTTCATCCAATACAATGATCTTTTATATGATGATAAAAGATGAAAACATTTATTCTTAGTGTCACTCTTAATCTATCTCAGATCAATAtggaaaaaataaattatgaacATCTATTAACTTTTGGAATAATAATTACAATTATCTTTTATATAGGATCATATGACTCATGATACATTTTGTACAGATTAAAAATTAGCTTCATAGTCTATGAAAAAAACACCAGTAAATATCAACTATCATCGTCCCTACATAAGGTAGCCCTTTAACGTTTTTACACGTGGAGGAGAAAAGGACACCTTCTTAACAAATTTCAAGTCAGTTTTAGTTCCCGTGCCAATGGAGCATGCAAGCTGCATGCTGAATTCACTGGATTGGAAATTTGGAGATAAAATTATGTTCGAAGGAATTATTCTACACCAGATGAACTGGCATGGCAGCCCTACTTGATCCACCAGACAAAGGTTCCATGTTCCATATAATATTTGCATTTGTTCTTATTCATCAGGTCACTATGCTAATTATCAGATTCAACTAAATAACCTGGGAATTATCCGACGAAGGATCCACTTGTGCTTAGTGGTGCACACagttatcatcatcatcaactgagttagtttttttttttttttttttttttttttgtttattctaaTCCATGCTGCAATTTGACACAAGCTAAGCGGAATACAACTATTCGCGACATGTTTCTAGCATCAATTCTTCCTCTGTTATAAAGACTGTTGATTCTTGTGTGCATTGTCGACGTCCATGGCTAATTGAAAGATTGCCTTGGTCCAAACTGCTTTTTCTTTGTTCCAAAGGTTACTTGGGGCAAAAATTCTACATTAGAGTGATGGTTTTGGGGGTGATTCTATAAACTCAGTGCATCTAAGGATGTCCTCCTCTATACCTTGGCCACTTGCACTAATGGGTAGTAGTCCATGTTGACCTAGGGACGAATTGACAGGAGCATTAGAGGTGAGTGAATCGTCTTTTACTACATGTAACTATAACAATTTATTGAACTACACGTCTAAATTTTCCAAATATTCAAATCAAGACGCTGATTTCCCAGCATACCTCTCGGCCCTCTGTCATCTACCTTCCTCCTCTCTCATAAAGCTCCACATGTACTCAAATAGTGTCACAAACACTATCTATCCTTCAATTATCTAAGCTAATCATTCACCAAAAATCAACCAAGATTATGCTATAGACTAGACATTGCACTAAGACTCCCAAAGTGTGCCCAAATGCTCTTCCCTAATCCACTTTTCAAGATTCCAATCCACTTTGTCCACCTACAAATCCACTTCCAATAATCCAATGATTCCCAAGCAACATGTAACAAAAGAATCTTATGAGATTTGAGTACTTAATTGTATTTATAGGCACGGGCGGTTCTATCACTTCCGAACTCCTCTTCCAAACATGGCACCCTCAATGACACACATAAGAGAAATTTGTAGGAGGTTTAAGGCTCACATACTCATGACGATAGTTCAGATAGGATACACAATTCTCTACTTCGTCACCGAGGCTTCCTTCAACCGGGGATTGAATCCCCACATATACATCACCTATAGACACTTGGTTTCGACCTTGGTCATGTGGCCTCTTGCTTATTTCCTTGAGAGGTACAAAGAAATTTTCTCAAAGTAATAAAGTAGACTCTTCAATTCATACATTGTTCTCTTCTGACTAGTTTTTTCGGTGTATTGATGTAGGAAATTAAGACCCAAGCTTACATTGGCATTGCTCTTGGAGCTATGTGTGCTTTCCCTTCTAGGGTGAGAAAATAACCCTGTTATTTCAGTTTATATAGTATGAATACTTCAGCTAATAGTGGTGTTGTCTCTTATCATGTTTACAGGATCAGCTTGACCCTAAACATGTACTTTGCAAGCTTAGAATACACATCTCCTACCTTTGTGGCTTCCATGGTCAACACCATTGCTGCCATGACCTTTATCATTGCTATTCTACTCAGGTAATATCTTACGATACACGCGAATATCTCTCTCCTTATCTCCTCGCAATGACAAAGTCTTGGTTCAGATTCGAGCATCTCGATATTAAAAGCCCCAGAGGAGTGGCCAAGGCTGTGGGCACTCTAGTGTCGTTGGTAGGTGTTACGATCATGACACTTTACAAAGGACCAGCAATGAGGAATTTTTGGGGAGCACTGATCCACATCCAGGGAAATGCCATCCATGAGAGCTGGTTGAAGGGATCGATTCTCACTGTGGCAAGCTGCATCACTTGGTCCATATGGTACATAATGCAGGTATTTCATCCCCTCTCATTACTGAACTAAGCTAGCACTGAAACAGCTGCTCAGAGAACAAAACTGAAAAATCATCTGCAGGCAGTGACATTGAAGAGATATCCAGCACAGCTTTCACTGACTGCATGGATGAGCCTCATTGGAGCTGCACAATCAGCCATCTTCACAGCCTTTGTGCAGCACAAACCAGCTGCATGGAAGATTGGATTCGACATTAAACTCTGGAGCATCTTGTATGGAGTAAGTACCCTTTACGACAGAGCAGAACCTGTTTGATCATCCTCTGATACAGtaattttaagtttgagtttCACAGTTTCTTTTCTATTCAGGGAGTTGTTTGCTCTGGTTTAATCATCTACATACAGCTCTGGTGCACTGAGCAAAAGGGACCAGTCTTTGTGACCATGTTCAACCCCCTCTCCACAGTCATGGTTGCACTTCTAGCTTACTTTGCCTTTGGCGAAAGACTGTTTCTCGGAAGGTAAGTTTTTGAGACTTGGGTATCGAAGATTTGGATGATTTAATCAGAATCACTAACATTGATTgataactttttttttgttttgtttttattatttatgTAGCATCATTGGGGGGATCATTGTGATTGTTGGACTATACTTGGTGCTTTGGGGGAAAGACagagatcaagaaaaagaaatgagAGCTGAGGAGGCTTCTTTTGTGGCTAATGGAAGAGGTAGAGAACAGAGCAATGATTCTTCTGATAGCCCTGCCACTGATGGCAAAAGAGACAGCGTGAAGAGATATGAAGAGGTTTAAGAATGCATGGTAAATTTTTCAGCTATTCTTTTGAGATTGATATCTAATATATGATGTTTGTTTCTTTCATGTATTTCAGTTGAATTGTTGTGAGACTAAATATTTCAAATTCTTAAGTTTTATTCTGTGAGAATAAATATTAAGGCTTCTACCAAGTTACTATTCTGTGAGAAaacatatttcaaaattattcttacaATCAAATAACTAACTATTTATTTCAGAAAAATCTATGAGAAACAGAGCAGATTCGCACTAACCAAACAGACACAAGATGTCATTGCAATCACCTTGATGTCCTTGTTACTATAGCCCCGGGCTCACTTATCCCCTTCTCATGGTCATCATCCAATCTTTGCATTCATAAGCCCTCATGAGTGACACATAGTAATAAAGCATCCAGAAGAACAATAAGAGAACCAAAGTTCAATAGACGAATCAGAGAGAAAAAAAACATCTACTACCCTTTATATTCTCTGGACCTCCAAGGAAACATTATCATCGTGTAAGAGGCTGCCACTACTCTAAATCTATCGTGCTCTTTCACGACACTAAAATACAATTAGCATAAGATTTATCCTCAAGTTTGGCAACTTTATAACTCAAATGATTTAGGATAAAGTGAGGCAAACTGTTCCCCATCCTTTCTTTCTCCTCTTTTCTCTAACCAACACAAGCTAAAAAACGATACGATCTTACGCTACCGATGAAGTAGGCACATGCAGCATCAAATTATTACATCCAAGAAACTCTTCTGGCTTTGAGAACATGAGATGGCTAGCCATACCAAAAGCACATTCCCAGGTGAGATAAGCATGATAGAAATATATCATAACTTCTCTGCGTTGCTATATCTAAAATAAGAGAAGTTTACAACACTAGAAACAGGGAAAGCGTACGGTAACAGTTGAACTAGATTTAACCGAGAAGATGATTCTGCTCATGGAATGGTTCTTTCAGAACTCCAGAAAGGTAATTCCTTGCTCTTCCGTCCAAAACACCCGTTGTTTATCAAAATACAAACATCTGAAACATGAACTTGAAATGCCAAGCAAGTATACAGGAAAAAATAAAGAAGTTAGACCTTTCATGTTAGATCGAAAATCAAACACAAGTTGAAATGATTGAGTTTGCTCACTTTTAAGCAGCTTCATTTTCACTTGCCCATTAAGCTTGGGTGTTCTGCTCCTGTATCGAGTCCCCAGGTCCTAGTCCTCTGATCTTCACATCATAGTAAACCTCTTCGACTCTTCGTAAATCATACTTCATTCCTGGCAAAAGCATCAAAGATTAAGTGAAAAGTGCTTGGCATTATATTTCGAGAAGGAAAATGTCTAATGTTTAGAAACAAGGAACCTACCATCAAATTTCTTCCGCAAAAAGTCA
This region of Zingiber officinale cultivar Zhangliang chromosome 9A, Zo_v1.1, whole genome shotgun sequence genomic DNA includes:
- the LOC122020477 gene encoding WAT1-related protein At2g39510-like; amino-acid sequence: MAPSMTHIREICRRFKAHILMTIVQIGYTILYFVTEASFNRGLNPHIYITYRHLVSTLVMWPLAYFLERKLRPKLTLALLLELCVLSLLGISLTLNMYFASLEYTSPTFVASMVNTIAAMTFIIAILLRFEHLDIKSPRGVAKAVGTLVSLVGVTIMTLYKGPAMRNFWGALIHIQGNAIHESWLKGSILTVASCITWSIWYIMQAVTLKRYPAQLSLTAWMSLIGAAQSAIFTAFVQHKPAAWKIGFDIKLWSILYGGVVCSGLIIYIQLWCTEQKGPVFVTMFNPLSTVMVALLAYFAFGERLFLGSIIGGIIVIVGLYLVLWGKDRDQEKEMRAEEASFVANGRGREQSNDSSDSPATDGKRDSVKRYEEV